A genomic region of Ficedula albicollis isolate OC2 chromosome 12, FicAlb1.5, whole genome shotgun sequence contains the following coding sequences:
- the LOC101811208 gene encoding interleukin-17 receptor C isoform X5, which yields MHPLGQLLLVLVLGSVGGRGDPRDSLACSQGLTCRLLDTDVLCGTEPPGPRHGLALARLRLEPALRCTEPTACVPCLEARVRLALPPATSAGSRLSAQPGTSGTEDSGDGSLTATEATLSQPNVTGLLLLSGHAYASSRCVAVEVWAPLSPTLRGRTVGWVIFQCFEAPLGSELRISAYMNSRGRQRLSQQQRVPDCSWPAAQAAVPQCQVPRLQVSPGEKEVVVQVQGAAVGHSYTLRLYNNHSHGTSGPGRAVTMQSSPMNYVLPVDEVLPCLCLQVWPEIQDPLRATLCPFSHDAEAWERLWAQSRLVLHVEGQLLLCSLAAPCDLPAELVPCWQPVPSGPCQLLPGLQQPARGQVPQEFGGLRPHPNLCVQVWSGGLVRLTQCLRDRALPGRPDDLLLLEHGGNASLCAMERGACTPLASFTSTGAGHPGLLEQDLQQDVAGGQCQQLWHPSNSTGIVLWACPLHKYLRTHWALVWMGVLLGAACLLLLLLMKKEDMKGWLKSLRAGYGSKGPLQGGRALLVHAAEPVAERAACALMAALHSLGLTVVAAPGGGSGVAALGPLPWLHAQHHRALRDSDTIILLLSPAAVAAAHQWDTGARAVPESGAAESSLGPRCSPDPDDVPSVAPCEVFAAALSCAMPVLAAANGHYVVAWLEALVPAVPPALQAAPAFALPSEMEGFLKALAGPARQRGQGLEPYVAAVADALQRAGLERTEHEGFGGGNTAWEEEKLSKYQHSETRLLEVLEGVCAPSDFTCHQLLERSEEHVEQWWFHERQQHPDFFQWLCVDRLMLCCPPGTYGPDCRPCAGGPRQPCSGNGQCDGDGTRRGTGLCVCSPGYGGPFCAECGDGYYEASRNKSHLVCAECYQACGRCTGPEDSSCLRCKRGWVLHEHRCIDIDECGTEMAHCRANQYCVNTEGSYECRDCSTACIGCMGAGPARCKKCNKGYWRDGAKCLDVDECASAEEPVCTGVQEVCENTEGSYRCVCAQGHIRRDGQCVEDKPPDAPEKGFFDDVTDDEVVVLQQMFFGVMICALATLAAKGDMVFTAIFIGAVAAMAGYWLSDRSDRVLDGFMKGR from the exons ATGCACCcactggggcagctcctgctggtgctggtgctggggtcGGTGGGTGGCCGTGGGGACCCCCGCGACAGCCTCGCCTGCTCCCAG ggCCTCACCTGCCGCCTTTTGG ACACCGATGTGCTGTGCGGGACAGAGCCCCCGGGGCCCAGGCACGGGCTGGCCCTGGCTCGTCTGCGGCTGGAGCCGGCCCTGCGCTGCACCGAGCCCACGGCCTGCGTGCCCTGCCTGGAGGCACGCGTGCGCCTGGCCTTGCCACCTGCCACCAGCGCCGGGTCCCGCCTCTCCGCGCAGCCTGGCACCTCTGGGACAGAGGATAGCGGTGATGGGTCACTCACAGCGACTGAGGCCACCTTATCCCAGCCCAACGTTActgggctgctgcttctctccgGGCACGCGTACGCCTCGTCCCGCTGTGTGGCCGTGGAGGTCTGGGCACCCTTGAGCCCCACGCTGCGTGGCCGAACCGTG GGTTGGGTGATCTTCCAGTGCTTCGAGGCGCCGCTGGGCTCTGAACTCCGCATCTCGGCATACATGAACTCCCGGGGCCGGCAgaggctgagccagcagcagcggGTGCCAG ACTGTTCATggcctgcagcacaggctgctgtcccccagTGCCAAG tgcccaggctgcaggtcTCCCCGGGGGAGAAGGAGGTGGTTGTGCAGGTGCAGGGGGCTGCAGTAGGGCACAGCTACACACTCCGGCTCTACAACAACCATAGCCATGGCACCAGTGGGCCAGGGCGTGCGGTGACCATG CAGAGCAGTCCCATGAACTATGTCTTGCCTGTCGATgaggtgctgccctgcctctgcctgcag GTCTGGCCGGAAATCCAAGACCCACTACGGGCCACCCTGTGCCCCTTCTCTCATG atgctgagGCCTGGGAACGCCTGTGGGCACAGAGCCGGCTGGTCCTGCACGTcgaggggcagctgctgctctgctccctcgCAGCCCCCTGCGACCTCCCGGCTGAGCTGgtgccctgctggcagccagtGCCCTCCGGGCCCTGCCAACTCCTCCCTGgcctgcagcagcctgccagGGGGCAG GTGCCCCAAGAGTTCGGAGGGCTGCGGCCACACCCAAACCTCTGCGTGCAG GTGTGGAGCGGTGGGCTGGTCCGGCTGACCCAGTGCCTTCGGGACC GAGCGCTGCCCGGCCGCCCCGAtgacctcctgctgctggagcacggGGGGAATGCCTCACTGTGTGCCATGGAGCGGGGTGCCTGCACACCCCTTGCCAGCTTCACCAGCACG ggagcagggcaccctgggctgctggagcaggatctGCAGCAGGACGTGGCAggggggcagtgccagcag CTGTGGCACCCATCGAACAGCACTGGGATTGTGCTCTGGGCCTGTCCCCTGCACAAGT accTGCGTACCCACTGGGCACTGGTATGGatgggggtgctgctgggggccGCCTGtctccttctgctgctcttgaTGAAGAAGGAGGACATGAAAG gatgGCTGAAATCCCTGAGGGCTGGCTATGGCTCCAAGG GTCCACTGCAAGGTGGGCGGGCCCTGCTGGTGCATGCAGCAGAACCAGTGGCGGAGCGGGCGGCGTGTGCCTTGATGGCAGCTCTGCACTCACTGGGACTGACAGTGGTGGCAGCACCGGGGGGTGGCAGCGGGGTGGCAGCTTTGGGGccactgccctggctgcacGCCCAGCACCACAGGGCACTGCGTGACAGTGACaccatcatcctcctcctgtcCCCGGCAGCCGTGGCTGCTGCACACCAGTGGGACACtggggccagggctgtgccagagtCCGGGGCCGCTGAAAGCAGCCTTGGGCCCCGGTGCAGCCCTGACCCTGATGATGTCCCCAGTGTGGCACCCTGCGAGgtgtttgcagcagctctgtcctgtgcCATGCCAGTGCTGGCGGCGGCCAATGGGCACTACGTGGTGGCCTGGCTGGAGGCCCTGGTGCCggcagtgcccccagccct gcaggcagcccctgccttcGCACTGCCCAGCGAGATGGAGGGGTTCCTGAAGGCACTGGCAGGCCCAGCTCGGCAGAggggccaggggctggagccGTACGTGGCGGCGGTGGCCGATGCTCTGCAGCGGGCG GGCCTGGAGCGGACAGAGCATGAGGGCTTTGGTGGGGGTAACACAgcctgggaggaggagaaactGTCCAAGTACCAGCACAG TGAGACCCGtctgctggaggtgctggagggtgTTTGTGCGCCCTCAGACTTCACCTgccaccagctgctggagcGGAGTGAGGAGCACGTGGAGCAGTGGTGGTTCCATGA gcgGCAGCAGCACCCTGACTTTTTCCAGTGGCTGTGTGTGGACAGGCTGATGCTTTGCTGCCCACCCGGCACCTACGGCCCGGACTGCCGGC CCTGTGCCGGCGGGCCCCGGCAGCCCTGCAGTGGCAACGGGCAGTGCGATGGTGATGGCACACGCCGCGGCACCGGCCTCTGCGTCTGCAGCCCGGGCTATGGCGGCCCCTTCTGTGCCGAGTGCGGAGACGGCTACTATGAGGCCTCGCGGAACAAGAGCCATCTCGTGTGTGCTG AGTGCTACCAGGCATGCGGGCGCTGCACGGGGCCTGAGGACTCCAGCTGCCTTCGCTGCAAGAGGGGCTGGGTGCTGCATGAGCACCGCTGCATCG ACATAGATGAGTGTGGCACAGAGATGGCGCATTGCCGAGCCAACCAGTACTGCGTCAACACAGAGGGCTCCTACGAGTGCCGAG ACTGCTCCACGGCTTGCATCGGCTGCATGGGTGCTGGGCCAGCTCGCTGCAAGAAATGCAACAAGGGCTACTGGCGGGACGGAGCCAAGTGCCTAG ACGTGGATGAGTGTGCCAGCGCTGAGGAGCCAGTGTGCACAGGGGTGCAGGAGGTGTGTGAGAACACAGAGGGCAGCTACCGCTGTGTCTGTGCCCAAGGTCACATCCGCCGAGACGGGCAGTGCGTTGAGGACAAGCCCCCTG ATGCCCCAGAAAAGGGCTTCTTTGATGACGTGACTGATGACGAGGtggtggtgctgcagcagatgTTCTTTGGTGTGATGATCTGTGCCCTTGCCACGCTGGCTGCCAAGGGTGACATGGTCTTCACCGCCATCTTCATCGGCGCCGTGGCCGCCATGGCCGGCTACTGGCTCTCTGACCGCAGTGACCGTGTCCTCGATGGCTTCATGAAGGGCAGAtag
- the LOC101811208 gene encoding interleukin-17 receptor C isoform X4 translates to MHPLGQLLLVLVLGSVGGRGDPRDSLACSQGLTCRLLDTDVLCGTEPPGPRHGLALARLRLEPALRCTEPTACVPCLEARVRLALPPATSAGSRLSAQPGTSGTEDSGDGSLTATEATLSQPNVTGLLLLSGHAYASSRCVAVEVWAPLSPTLRGRTVGWVIFQCFEAPLGSELRISAYMNSRGRQRLSQQQRVPDCSWPAAQAAVPQCQVPRLQVSPGEKEVVVQVQGAAVGHSYTLRLYNNHSHGTSGPGRAVTMQSSPMNYVLPVDEVLPCLCLQVWPEIQDPLRATLCPFSHDAEAWERLWAQSRLVLHVEGQLLLCSLAAPCDLPAELVPCWQPVPSGPCQLLPGLQQPARGQVPQEFGGLRPHPNLCVQVWSGGLVRLTQCLRDRALPGRPDDLLLLEHGGNASLCAMERGACTPLASFTSTGAGHPGLLEQDLQQDVAGGQCQQLWHPSNSTGIVLWACPLHKYLRTHWALVWMGVLLGAACLLLLLLMKKEDMKGWLKSLRAGYGSKGPLQGGRALLVHAAEPVAERAACALMAALHSLGLTVVAAPGGGSGVAALGPLPWLHAQHHRALRDSDTIILLLSPAAVAAAHQWDTGARAVPESGAAESSLGPRCSPDPDDVPSVAPCEVFAAALSCAMPVLAAANGHYVVAWLEALVPAVPPALQAAPAFALPSEMEGFLKALAGPARQRGQGLEPYVAAVADALQRAGLERTEHEGFGGGNTAWEEEKLSKYQHSETRLLEVLEGVCAPSDFTCHQLLERSEEHVEQWWFHERQQHPDFFQWLCVDRLMLCCPPGTYGPDCRPCAGGPRQPCSGNGQCDGDGTRRGTGLCVCSPGYGGPFCAECGDGYYEASRNKSHLVCAECYQACGRCTGPEDSSCLRCKRGWVLHEHRCIDIDECGTEMAHCRANQYCVNTEGSYECRDCSTACIGCMGAGPARCKKCNKGYWRDGAKCLDVDECASAEEPVCTGVQEVCENTEGSYRCVCAQGHIRRDGQCVEDKPPE, encoded by the exons ATGCACCcactggggcagctcctgctggtgctggtgctggggtcGGTGGGTGGCCGTGGGGACCCCCGCGACAGCCTCGCCTGCTCCCAG ggCCTCACCTGCCGCCTTTTGG ACACCGATGTGCTGTGCGGGACAGAGCCCCCGGGGCCCAGGCACGGGCTGGCCCTGGCTCGTCTGCGGCTGGAGCCGGCCCTGCGCTGCACCGAGCCCACGGCCTGCGTGCCCTGCCTGGAGGCACGCGTGCGCCTGGCCTTGCCACCTGCCACCAGCGCCGGGTCCCGCCTCTCCGCGCAGCCTGGCACCTCTGGGACAGAGGATAGCGGTGATGGGTCACTCACAGCGACTGAGGCCACCTTATCCCAGCCCAACGTTActgggctgctgcttctctccgGGCACGCGTACGCCTCGTCCCGCTGTGTGGCCGTGGAGGTCTGGGCACCCTTGAGCCCCACGCTGCGTGGCCGAACCGTG GGTTGGGTGATCTTCCAGTGCTTCGAGGCGCCGCTGGGCTCTGAACTCCGCATCTCGGCATACATGAACTCCCGGGGCCGGCAgaggctgagccagcagcagcggGTGCCAG ACTGTTCATggcctgcagcacaggctgctgtcccccagTGCCAAG tgcccaggctgcaggtcTCCCCGGGGGAGAAGGAGGTGGTTGTGCAGGTGCAGGGGGCTGCAGTAGGGCACAGCTACACACTCCGGCTCTACAACAACCATAGCCATGGCACCAGTGGGCCAGGGCGTGCGGTGACCATG CAGAGCAGTCCCATGAACTATGTCTTGCCTGTCGATgaggtgctgccctgcctctgcctgcag GTCTGGCCGGAAATCCAAGACCCACTACGGGCCACCCTGTGCCCCTTCTCTCATG atgctgagGCCTGGGAACGCCTGTGGGCACAGAGCCGGCTGGTCCTGCACGTcgaggggcagctgctgctctgctccctcgCAGCCCCCTGCGACCTCCCGGCTGAGCTGgtgccctgctggcagccagtGCCCTCCGGGCCCTGCCAACTCCTCCCTGgcctgcagcagcctgccagGGGGCAG GTGCCCCAAGAGTTCGGAGGGCTGCGGCCACACCCAAACCTCTGCGTGCAG GTGTGGAGCGGTGGGCTGGTCCGGCTGACCCAGTGCCTTCGGGACC GAGCGCTGCCCGGCCGCCCCGAtgacctcctgctgctggagcacggGGGGAATGCCTCACTGTGTGCCATGGAGCGGGGTGCCTGCACACCCCTTGCCAGCTTCACCAGCACG ggagcagggcaccctgggctgctggagcaggatctGCAGCAGGACGTGGCAggggggcagtgccagcag CTGTGGCACCCATCGAACAGCACTGGGATTGTGCTCTGGGCCTGTCCCCTGCACAAGT accTGCGTACCCACTGGGCACTGGTATGGatgggggtgctgctgggggccGCCTGtctccttctgctgctcttgaTGAAGAAGGAGGACATGAAAG gatgGCTGAAATCCCTGAGGGCTGGCTATGGCTCCAAGG GTCCACTGCAAGGTGGGCGGGCCCTGCTGGTGCATGCAGCAGAACCAGTGGCGGAGCGGGCGGCGTGTGCCTTGATGGCAGCTCTGCACTCACTGGGACTGACAGTGGTGGCAGCACCGGGGGGTGGCAGCGGGGTGGCAGCTTTGGGGccactgccctggctgcacGCCCAGCACCACAGGGCACTGCGTGACAGTGACaccatcatcctcctcctgtcCCCGGCAGCCGTGGCTGCTGCACACCAGTGGGACACtggggccagggctgtgccagagtCCGGGGCCGCTGAAAGCAGCCTTGGGCCCCGGTGCAGCCCTGACCCTGATGATGTCCCCAGTGTGGCACCCTGCGAGgtgtttgcagcagctctgtcctgtgcCATGCCAGTGCTGGCGGCGGCCAATGGGCACTACGTGGTGGCCTGGCTGGAGGCCCTGGTGCCggcagtgcccccagccct gcaggcagcccctgccttcGCACTGCCCAGCGAGATGGAGGGGTTCCTGAAGGCACTGGCAGGCCCAGCTCGGCAGAggggccaggggctggagccGTACGTGGCGGCGGTGGCCGATGCTCTGCAGCGGGCG GGCCTGGAGCGGACAGAGCATGAGGGCTTTGGTGGGGGTAACACAgcctgggaggaggagaaactGTCCAAGTACCAGCACAG TGAGACCCGtctgctggaggtgctggagggtgTTTGTGCGCCCTCAGACTTCACCTgccaccagctgctggagcGGAGTGAGGAGCACGTGGAGCAGTGGTGGTTCCATGA gcgGCAGCAGCACCCTGACTTTTTCCAGTGGCTGTGTGTGGACAGGCTGATGCTTTGCTGCCCACCCGGCACCTACGGCCCGGACTGCCGGC CCTGTGCCGGCGGGCCCCGGCAGCCCTGCAGTGGCAACGGGCAGTGCGATGGTGATGGCACACGCCGCGGCACCGGCCTCTGCGTCTGCAGCCCGGGCTATGGCGGCCCCTTCTGTGCCGAGTGCGGAGACGGCTACTATGAGGCCTCGCGGAACAAGAGCCATCTCGTGTGTGCTG AGTGCTACCAGGCATGCGGGCGCTGCACGGGGCCTGAGGACTCCAGCTGCCTTCGCTGCAAGAGGGGCTGGGTGCTGCATGAGCACCGCTGCATCG ACATAGATGAGTGTGGCACAGAGATGGCGCATTGCCGAGCCAACCAGTACTGCGTCAACACAGAGGGCTCCTACGAGTGCCGAG ACTGCTCCACGGCTTGCATCGGCTGCATGGGTGCTGGGCCAGCTCGCTGCAAGAAATGCAACAAGGGCTACTGGCGGGACGGAGCCAAGTGCCTAG ACGTGGATGAGTGTGCCAGCGCTGAGGAGCCAGTGTGCACAGGGGTGCAGGAGGTGTGTGAGAACACAGAGGGCAGCTACCGCTGTGTCTGTGCCCAAGGTCACATCCGCCGAGACGGGCAGTGCGTTGAGGACAAGCCCCCTG aatGA